AAGGTAAGCGTCGCCCGGCAGCGGACCCATGTTGCCCAGCGTGCAGGTATAAGCGTTGTGCTTGCCCTGGAAGCTGACTTCGCCGGTGTTGATGGTGCGGAGCGAACCCACAGCCGAGCTCTCGTTCGCCGACTTACGGGCGCTGAGCAAGTTGGGGATCGCGATCGCGGCGATGATCAGAATGATCGCCACCACGATCAGCAGTTCGATAAGCGAGAAGCCCTTCTGTTTCCGCATTCTTTGTCTTCCTCTCTCTACTCTCTCAATTTGGAAATGAACTCTACGTCGATTCCTACCCCTGCGGGTGTATCTAAGCGCACGTTCGAGTCCACTCTAGGGGTTATCCACAGATTTAGCGCCACCACTTTCTGTATTGTTATCAATCTCTTACAAGA
This window of the Acidobacteriota bacterium genome carries:
- a CDS encoding prepilin-type N-terminal cleavage/methylation domain-containing protein, which produces MRKQKGFSLIELLIVVAIILIIAAIAIPNLLSARKSANESSAVGSLRTINTGEVSFQGKHNAYTCTLGNMGPLPGDAYL